In Brienomyrus brachyistius isolate T26 chromosome 25, BBRACH_0.4, whole genome shotgun sequence, a single window of DNA contains:
- the pcm1 gene encoding pericentriolar material 1 protein isoform X10, with product MATGGALFDDSAEDQDLANWATSNGGLGLEDRLNNMDWGAQQQKKANRSSEKNKKKVAEAAESLLTNSISPESTPGAGRRQRARTPHSYATQMSVPEQAELERLRQRINFTDLDQRSIGSDSQGRVTAANNQRQLAENKKPFNFLPLCVNTNNSKQPTSATLATASAGKDSSVQRKDASRLERGSPISDGRGEAGIDSRQVVTKLVQIRDCIRKASSMRDDLAEKADVPANVEHLSHLIDHLKEEEKSYLRFLQKTLAREDDLRALASPGGTGLLADITPLNAESGHSTGRDVLRMLGAKEDLENPRKKQDLLKKYLEQHEELRALKSRQTALMSIQSNMPQMPTLDDTVVTETTGSVSGLSITSELNDELNDLIQRFHNQLHDTQTKTVPDNRRQAESLSLSREAARGRHTLASAKRATLQQLQDKKETMDKILQELHTLRDQTLNNNTCRGGPILSQRSTDQRTSLSGGRSMGFGRDGSSHVTTGLESSGSYAEGNISPGAKLRKLKEVHTRLNELRELVQYYEQTSDMMVDAVNENIRDEDEEDSQDGSIFETIFDSEHDNHEPVTNIRNPPVNWMDVNSLTNGRGSNNHDGRLNTDCEINNRSAANLRSFNIPSVIECQYNRDRPYEEVKDGNEEEDEDDEALGDEDEEVARHGDSEGSPSSRRSSLDEDAEFAQKVHRLQTAKEKLRHLQELVTMVQSDDTDGTVANEDEGPSQRPNNAPESVKVSPPGVAREELYQARLREQQQELRRLQEERLRLMEIQGKIQDLQWACPDLQSSMSSMSEQGPRKVPAAASTPAVGPTSSSAATATLDLLKPKTDASAPDKELWSEMQRRRFQREELRQRRKQLESLMAEHQRRSGLGRAGLPPDERTMATWGGSTPSHLNEEDEGYPSEMGDEEEEGDYSSNEDVSYPGRKSKAYNGRTSRNGGPKASKPQPVDSSGHPASGSGSQPRLQRQAGGPRGTRRQENLRWASEGSFREGRSHWQEQVGQLKKQLDFSTSMCHTLMQDQQTLSYMLQSLITSPYSMLPGNLGSPQVHLLMHQLNQCYTQLAWQQTNVQRLRHTLDELLRQQQQQPQPSQQAQQGTPSVSGGPFLPFSLLSMPGLAPFSPLPSGFGFDPAFPSGGPDLTKTPVKQAGGEQLQAPADHNTSNKTDYMGFLRAFDRASVNAMDTWTQKDGEGGSPSQRGGQQPDPHAPMAHGSLESLSSMPDPSDPTTVTKTFRSGGKASAQASLASRDKTPGSKGRRRRGKGHTKIKGPDSDAGSSGSELSQGLASHSRSKEPDQDLLDRLTRKKLDGKSSELKANEISSACSWRASVHPNSFACAEAQDTSSDLSLFEALRETIYSEVAALISQNESRPHFLIELFHELQQLNTDYLRQRALFSIQDILRRHQAEGKAAKERSLFQGPVDWAATSNLELTPSESLATSDTDASEKNGVKLTLSTKRNDAESLDNESNQSTPSNHFAKNDLGTTVIHMDKALARMKVQDHSQQQAEGPTAMQTEGASESPDIHCPHIDTQQLDRQIKAIMTEVIPFLKEHMDELCSPQLLSSVKRMVLELTQHNDDSKEFVRFFHRQLGGILQDSLRKFAGQTLKECGEDLLVEISEILFNELAFFRLMQDLDASSRLGGKQKARMKAQATARKCPQAEEAKPQEADEPRSPASHDEDKDQDDTEREGPADNPQPNECGGSAGASDKEEEEEDEDGRGLPLSISLSKAETQPLTNYGSGEDEGEEEELEEFETGPVDVQTSLQANHEVSCGQEQGANDASENSSQEKLDESICSDAVKRSESIELTTVSTVLEEKQDGGASQVDDEGVSVAGSAPAALGGTSPWSSPTCSPDTDSPVIINEHEVGSGNLSQKSDEDDFVKVEDLPLQLSVMCKEELQKRIAEEQLNNNLSVEILSTAVGETVLVGNSQTLKEPETVGAQSA from the exons ATGGCTACAGGCGGGGCTTTGTTTGATGACAGTGCTGAGGACCAGGACCTGGCCAACTGGGCCACCAGCAATGGTGGACTGGGACTGGaagacaggcttaacaacatg GACTGGGGggcacagcagcagaagaaagcCAACCGCTCCTCTGAGAAGAACAAAAAGAAGGTTGCCGAGGCGGCAGAGAGTCTTCTGACCAACAGCATCTCGCCAGAGTCCACACCGGGAGCTGGTCGACGGCAGCGAGCGCGCACCCCGCACTCATATGCCACCCAGATGTCTGTTCCGGAACAAGCAGAACTGGAGAGGCTGCGGCAacgaatcaacttcacggacctGGACCAG AGGAGCATCGGGAGCGATTCTCAGGGCAGAGTCACGGCAGCAAACAACCAGAGGCAGCTGGCTGAGAACAAGAAGCCCTTCAACTTCCTACCACTGTGTGTCAACACCAACAACAGCAAGCAGCCAACTTCAGCCACCCTGGCAACTGCGTCTGCGGGGAAAGACTCATCTGTGCAGCGCAAAGACGCCTCTCGCCTGGAGCGAGGGTCACCCATCTCTGACGGCAGGGGCGAAGCGGGGATTGACAGCCGTCAG GTTGTGACCAAGCTGGTTCAGATTCGGGACTGCATCAGAAAGGCCAGCTCCATGCGAGATGACCTGGCAGAGAAAGCTGATGTCCCAGCCAATGTCGAGCACCTGTCTCATCTCATCGATCACCTGAAGGAAGAAGAGAAGTCCTACTTGAGATTTCTGCAGAAAACATTG GCCAGAGAGGATGACCTTCGCGCCCTAGCATCCCCAGGGGGGACCGGTTTATTGGCGGACATCACACCCTTGAACGCCGAGAGTGGACACTCCACG GGCCGGGATGTCCTCCGCATGCTAGGAGCAAAGGAAGACCTGGAGAACCCCCGCAAGAAGCAGGACCTTCTGAAAAAGTATCTAGAGCAGCATGAGGAGCTGCGGGCCCTTAAGAGCCGGCAGACTGCTCTTATGTCCATCCAGAGCAACATGCCGCAGATGCCAACCCTGGACGACACGG TTGTGACTGAGACGACGGGTAGCGTGTCCGGCCTCAGCATCACATCAGAGCTGAATGATGAGTTGAATGACCTTATACAGCGTTTCCACAACCAGCTTCATGACACACAG ACAAAGACTGTTCCAGACAACCGGAGGCAAGccgaaagcctgtcgctttccaGGGAGGCAGCACGGGGCAGGCACACGCTTGCCAGTGCCAAGCGTGCCACTCTGCAGCAACTCCAGGACAAGAAGGAGACAATGGACAAGATCCTTCAGGAACTGCACACGCTCCGAGACCAGACGCTGAACAACAACACCT GTCGAGGGGGGCCTATTCTGTCTCAGCGTAGCACAGACCAGAGAACCTCATTGTCTGGGGGACGCTCTATGGGCTTCGGCCGAGATGGCAGCAGTCATGTGACCACTGGATTGGAGTCCAGTGGCTCCTATGCTGAAGGCAACATCAGCCCAGGCGCCAAACTCCG GAAGCTGAAGGAGGTGCACACCCGGCTGAATGAGCTGAGGGAGCTGGTGCAGTACTACGAACAGACGTCTGACATGATGGTGGATGCCGTTAACGAGAACATCCGTGATGAGGATGAGGAAGACAGCCAGGACGGCTCCATCTTTGAGACTATATTTGATTCAGAGCATGACAACCATGAGCCAGTCACCAACATAAG AAACCCACCTGTCAACTGGATGGATGTTAACAGCCTCACCAACGGTCGTGGCTCCAACAACCATGATGGGCGACTGAACACTGACTGTGAAATCAACAACCGCTCAGCTGCTAACCTGAGGAGCTTCAACATCCCCTCTGTGATAG AGTGCCAGTACAACCGGGACCGCCCCTATGAGGAGGTGAAGGATGGTAAtgaggaggaggacgaggacgacGAAGCCCTGggggacgaggacgaggaggtcGCACGGCATGGCGACAGTGAGGGCTCTCCTTCCAGCCGCAGGAGCAGCCTGGACGAGGATGCTGAGTTTGCACAGAAGGTCCATCGGCTGCAGACCGCAAAGGAGAAGCTGCGACATCTGCAGGAGCTGGTGACCATGGTGCAG AGCGATGACACTGATGGCACCGTGGCCAACGAGGACGAGGGGCCAAGTCAGCGACCCAACAATGCTCCCGAATCTGTGAAAGTCTCCCCTCCCGGGGTAGCCAG GGAGGAGCTGTATCAGGCACGGCTGCGGGAGCAACAGCAGGAGCTCAGGCGGCTGCAGGAGGAGCGGCTGAGGCTGATGGAGATTCAGGGGAAAATCCAGGACCTGCAGTGGGCCTGTCCTGACCTGCAG TCATCCATGTCCAGCATGAGTGAACAAGGCCCCAGGAAGGTCCCTGCTGCGGCCTCCACCCCGGCTGTGGGCCCGACCTCCTCCTCAGCGGCCACTGCGACCCTGGACTTACTGAAACCCAAGACGGATGCATCCGCCCCAGACAAGGAG CTGTGGTCAGAGATGCAGCGCCGCCGCTTCCAGAGGGAGGAGCTGAGGCAGCGCCGCAAGCAGCTCGAGTCCCTGATGGCGGAGCACCAGCGCCGCAGCGGCCTGGGCCGTGCTGGGCTCCCACCGGATGagag GACAATGGCCACCTGGGGGGGCTCAACACCCAGTCATCTCAATGAGGAAGACGAAGGCTACCCCTCTGAGATGggagatgaggaagaggagggagacTACAGTTCCAATGAGGACGTCTCGTACCCTGGTCGAAAGAGCAAGGCCTACAATGGCAGAACATCTAGAAATGG TGGCCCAAAGGCCTCCAAGCCTCAGCCTGTGGACAGCTCTGGCCATCCGGCGTCTGGTTCTGGGTCGCAGCCCCGGCTCCAGCGCCAAGCCGGTGGCCCCAGGGGAACTCGGCGTCAGGAGAACCTGCGCTGGGCCTCGGAGGGCTCCTTCAGGGAGGGCCGCTCCCACTGGCAGGAGCAGGTGGGCCAGCTGAAAAAGCAACTAGATTTCAGCACCAGCATGTGCCACACGCTCATGCAGGACCAGCAG acaCTGTCCTATATGCTGCAGAGCCTGATCACCAGCCCTTACAGCATGTTGCCCGGCAACCTGGGCTCGCCGCAGGTGCACCTGCTCATGCACCAGCTAAATCAGTGCTACACGCAGCTGGCATGGCAACAGACCAACGTGCAGAG GCTCCGCCACACCCTGGACGAGCTCCTCcggcaacagcagcagcagccgcaaCCCTCCCAGCAAGCCCAGCAAGGCACCCCATCTGTGTCCGGGGGGCCCTTCCTGCCCTTCAGCCTGCTGAGCATGCCTGGGCTGGCCCCTTTCTCTCCCCTGCCCTCTG GCTTTGGTTTTGACCCAGCGTTCCCATCAGGGGGGCCTGACTTGACGAAGACCCCCGTGAAGCAGGCTGGTGGTGAGCAGCTGCAGGCACCGGCTGACCACAACACCTCCAACAAGACGGATTACATGGGCTTCCTGCGGGCCTTTGATAGGGCTTCTGTCAACGCCATGGACACCTG GACCCAGAAGGATGGCGAGGGTGGCAGCCCCAGCCAGAGGGGTGGTCAGCAGCCGGATCCCCATGCGCCAATGGCCCATGGCTCCCTGGAAAGCCTCAGCAGCATGCCTGACCCCAGCGACCCCACCACAGTCACCAAGACTTTCCGCTCAGGTGGCAAAGCCTCAGCCCAGGCCAGCCTGGCCTCCAGGGACAAAACTCCTGGCTCCAAGGGCCGGCGGCGCAGGGGCAAAGGACACACCAAGATTAAAG GGCCGGACAGTGATGCAGGCTCTAGTGGCAGTGAGCTCAGCCAGGGTTTGGCCTCACACAGCAGGTCTAAGGAACCCGATCAGGACCTGCTGGACAGGTTGACACGAAAGAAACTGGATGGCAAGTCCAGTGAGCTTAAGGCCAATGAGATTTCCTCAG CATGTTCTTGGAGAGCATCAGTCCACCCTAACAGCTTTGCATGTGCTGAAGCTCAAG ATACCAGCAGCGACCTCTCACTGTTCGAGGCACTACGGGAAACCATCTATTCAGAGGTGGCTGCACTGATCTCCCAGAACGAGTCACGACCGCACTTCCTCATCGAGCTGTTCCACGAGTTGCAGCAGCTCAACACTGACTACCTGCGGCAGAGGGCGCTCTTCTCCATACAG GACATACTCAGAAGGCACCAGGCTGAAGGCAAGGCTGCGAAGGAGCGGAGCCTCTTCCAGGGCCCCGTGGACTGGGCTGCCACCTCCAACCTGGAGCTCACGCCCAGTGAAAGCCTGGCCACCAGCGACACG GATGCCTCTGAAAAAAATGGCGTCAAGCTGACTTTGAGCACAAAGCGGAATGATGCAGAGTCTTTGGATAATGAGAGTAACCAGTCAACCCCCTCCAACCACTTTGCCAAGAATGATTTAG GCACCACGGTGATCCACATGGACAAGGCGCTGGCCCGGATGAAGGTGCAGGACCACTCccagcagcaggcagagggCCCCACGGCCATGCAAACGGAAG GTGCTTCCGAGAGCCCTGACATCCACTGTCCCCACATTGACACCCAGCAACTGGACAGGCAGATCAAGGCTATCATGACGGAGGTCATACCCTTTCTGAAG GAGCACATGGATGAGCTGTGCTCCCCCCAGCTGCTCTCCTCCGTCAAGCGAATGGTGTTGGAGCTGACACAGCACAATGACGACAGCAAGGAGTTTGTGCGCTTCTTCCACCGCCAGCTAGGGGGCATACTACAG GACTCCCTGAGAAAGTTTGCTGGACAGACGCTAAAGGAGTGTGGCGAGGACCTGCTGGTGGAGATTTCAGAGATCCTCTTCAATGAGCTGGCCTTCTTCCGCCTCATGCAGGACCTCGACGCCAGCAGTCGGCTGGGAGGGAAGCAGAAGGCCAGGATGAAAGCCCAGGCCACAGCCAGGAAATGCCCGCAGGCAGAG GAAGCCAAGCCCCAGGAAGCAGACGAGCCCCGCTCACCTGCCAGTCATGATGAAGACAAA GACCAAGATGACACTGAGAGGGAGGGGCCAGCCGACAACCCCCAACCAAATGAATGTGGAGGGAGCGCTGGAGCCTCAgacaaggaggaggaagaagaggatgagGATGGCAGAGGACTGCCTCTCTCCATAA GTCTGTCAAAGGCAGAGACTCAGCCCCTAACTAACTATGGCAGTGGAGAAGATGAGGGTGaagaggaggagctggaggagtttGAGACGGGGCCTGTCGACGTGCAGACATCTCTCCAGGCCAACCACGAGGTGTCATGTGGCCAAGAGCAG GGAGCAAATGACGCCTCAGAGAACAGCAGCCAGGAAAAATTGGATGAGAGCATTTGCAGTGATGCTG TAAAAAGGTCCGAGTCCATAGAGCTGACTACCGTCTCTACGGTGCTCGAAGAGAAGCAGGATGGGGGTGCCTCCCAGGTGGACGATGAGGGGGTCTCTGTGGCTGGCAGCGCCCCGGCCGCCTTGGGGGGGACATCACCCTGGAGCTCGCCCACCTGCAGCCCAGACACAGACTCTCCTGTCATCATTAATGAGCAT GAAGTTGGGTCTGGAAATTTAAGCCAGAAGTCAGATGAAGATGACTTTGTCAAAGTGGAAGATCTTCCCCTGCAGCTCTCAGTCATGTGCAAG GAGGAGCTTCAGAAAAGAATAGCCGAGGAACAGCTAAACAACAACCTGTCAGTGGAAATCCTCAGTACGGCTGTGGGAGAAACCGTTCTTGTTGGAAACTCTCAAACACTAAAAGAGCCAG AGACCGTCGGTGCTCAGAGTGCATGA